The genomic interval taatatggCAAAAAGGAAAACGAAATGACAGTAATACCCGGGATAGCTGGTAATCAACTTTCTGTCACCAGTGGAAACATCAATGGCAAGAACTCTTCCATCGATTGTGCCAAGAGCTAATAAGAAAGTTCCCTGTTCTTTTCTAAACTATTACAAAAGAGTGCAATCCACATCAGGGGGAAAAAAATATGATTCTAACGTAAAAAAGCACTGGTGATTAAAACACTCTTCCAAAAGCTCATACTACCTTTTTTCCTGTGTAACTAGATGCAATGCAAGAATAACGAGGATCATTATCTTCATCTGATGGCTTCCACTCTGCTAACAAATGTCCAGTGCTTGTGTTCCAAATCTGAAAATTATAGGATGATTTTCTGTTACAAACATAACATCCAGTGCATGTTGACAATTTAACATCATTCTAGCACACCAACAATTGAAAAATGTCATCCACAGATATCATTGGGTACCATTTAGAAAAATCAGTCTTAAGAAATGCAAAAGGAAAGACTCGTAGGAGATATATTGCCAGAGTAAGTTAATAATATAAGGATCAAAAGTTCAAAGTAAGGGCTATCTGATATGGTAACACAAATTACAATCCAAAACCATCCACAGTTAATGTCCAAGAGGGAACCTTAGGAATTTATCTGGGAATAGTTTATCAAAATTACTAACAACTATCATATTtaaagaaaggggaaaaaagATGAATTTACTTTGGCCGTCCCATTGGCAGACATAATAGCAGCATAGTCCCCATTAGGAGTGAAAGCAGTGAGAACATGTTTCTTTGATTCGCCCTTCACCATTTCTCTGAGCTTCTTACAAGAGGACAACTATGTAGAGGCACGCAAACAGTGAATGAACAACAGCACCTAAATCAGACATAAAGCCAGTCAGCACTACGTAAAGATAACAACTTTGCAgtcataaaaaaatcattagacAAACTGGGCCGCTCAATCGTTGcataacaaacacaaataacTGAAATTCCAACAACAGAGCAAAGTGGTGAAGCTAATCCCATAAATCACAAAACTTCACAAGTTCCACATTTCGAAGCAgcattttgaaaagaaaaagaaaaaaactaatttttgcACACCACATATTAGTAATCAACGGGGTTTAACTCTGAGGAGAACAGAACGAAGATGAGGCAGAAAAATTTAAcggaaaattaataattacaaaaaaaaaaaaagagaaaagtgaaGGATAAGGATGAAACATAAAACCTAACCTAAGCAAAATGAACGAAAATACGTAAGGGGAAATCGATCAAAGGTGAATACTTCTGATATGGGGCGTCTTCAGAAGAGGCTGCGGAATGAATTCCTGAggaaaaaaaagggttttgggTTCTGGGTTTTGGAATAAGTAATATATGCAGGGGCATTTTTGACCTTTCAGAGCACtgctttatatatttttaatttttaatttttaaaattttaaactacaCGGCATTCAAAAGACAAGTGCAGTGTTCGGGAGCATTCAGGTTTTTGTTCGTGGGTTTATTCGAATGGCGACATCCTTgtcaaacatgttcttcaagggGCTCGCTAATCGTTCTTTCGGCAGGCCCGTAAGATCTTCAGCCCTTACCTCTTATGCGTGATTAATCGTTATTTTTCGCATCTATTTTGTGCGAATCATATAAAAGTTGTATTTTTTACGCAGCCTTATCTAATGGGCATCGCTTGTTTTCTAGATCTTTGgctttttattcattttgtttattttgaatcaatttcagTCCTTTTTCCTTCTCTATATAACCTGGTTTATAAACTTGCTTAGGTTGCCTTTATGATTATGTATGACTGCTTCATTCTCGGTTTTTGAGTTACCCAAAATTTTAGAGATGGTACTGTATATATAACATTGCATTACgtatgaaaagaaatatatagcATCGCGTTACGCTTCTAATCAATGCCAACAATTGTTGGTTAGTTACTGAAATTGTCAAACTccattttgtaattttctttctgTAACTTGCCTCCTTTAACATGGTGACAGTTAAATGGGTTATTTTATTGCACAAGATACTCAACTACTGTATCAAATGATTCTGAGACGCATGATGACTTCAAGCCAGCTAATAAGCTTGAGGGTTCTGGCATTTCTTTGGCAAATGTTATTGAGCAGGTAATGGTATATCAATCAATCTTTtgcccaatttttttttaacgatGTTGAGTAATATGTAGCTTAAAATTTTGTTCACCGATTAATATGTGCAGGATGTCAAGGATAACCCTGTTATGGTTTACATGAAAGGTGTGCCTGATTTGCCACAGTGTGGTTTTAGCTCACTTGCTGTTAGAGTTTTGAAACATTATGGTAAGTACTGAAACTATATGTTCTGCACACGAAGTTGTATGTTCTGTAGTTATCTCTTTATGGAGGAAGTATTTCCCCATGTTAAAAAATAGTGTCTTTCAGTATGATAACCagttttttaatgtttagttGTATTATATGACACTGGAAATACAAAACgttatatatgaaaaagaagCATGGTACAGTACAGACAAGAGCTGGTTCTTAGTGTGGATTGGCAATCTCTATGTTAATATTTGAAAAGCCTTGAAAATATGCAACTTTAGCCTCAAGAAATTCGACCTATAAACGAAGTCTATTCTCAAATTGGATGAAAGTTACGTTTCTAATAAAGCGAGATGGCAGATGACTTTACTGGGGT from Vigna radiata var. radiata cultivar VC1973A chromosome 9, Vradiata_ver6, whole genome shotgun sequence carries:
- the LOC106774267 gene encoding monothiol glutaredoxin-S15, mitochondrial isoform X1, which encodes MATSLSNMFFKGLANRSFGRPLNGLFYCTRYSTTVSNDSETHDDFKPANKLEGSGISLANVIEQDVKDNPVMVYMKGVPDLPQCGFSSLAVRVLKHYDVPISARNILEDVELKNAVKAFSLVFSLFFPCSNWPTFPQIFIKGEFIGGSDIILNMHQTGELKEKLKDITSKK
- the LOC106774267 gene encoding monothiol glutaredoxin-S15, mitochondrial isoform X2; the encoded protein is MATSLSNMFFKGLANRSFGRPLNGLFYCTRYSTTVSNDSETHDDFKPANKLEGSGISLANVIEQDVKDNPVMVYMKGVPDLPQCGFSSLAVRVLKHYDVPISARNILEDVELKNAVKAFSNWPTFPQIFIKGEFIGGSDIILNMHQTGELKEKLKDITSKK